In Dromiciops gliroides isolate mDroGli1 chromosome 5, mDroGli1.pri, whole genome shotgun sequence, the following are encoded in one genomic region:
- the LOC122729945 gene encoding protein FAM50A-like isoform X1: MAQYKGAASEAGRAMHLMKKREKQREKMEQMKQRITEENIMKSNIDKKFSAHYDAVEAELKSSTVGLVTLNDMKAKQEALVKEREKQLAKKEQSKELQLKLEKLREKQRRKEEKRKISSLSFTLDEEEDEEDQEGEGNVDLNRNRHGSSLQRGDSLNGEEVPSKKRKLGKNPDVDTSFLPDREREEEENRLREELRQEWEAKQEKIKSEEIEITFSYWDGSGHRRTVQMKKGNTMQQFLQKALEILRKDFSELRSAGVEQLMYIKEDLIIPHHHSFYDFIVTKARGKSGPLFNFDVHDDVRLLNDATVEKDESHAGKVVLRSWYEKNKHIFPASRWEPYDPEKKWDKYTIR, translated from the coding sequence ATGGCTCAGTACAAGGGGGCTGCCAGTGAGGCTGGCCGTGCCATGCATCTCATGAAGAAGCGGGAAAAGCAGAGGGAGAAGATGGAGCAGATGAAGCAGAGGATCACTGAGGAGAACATTATGAAGTCAAACATTGACAAGAAATTCTCAGCTCATTATGATGCAGTAGAGGCCGAGCTCAAGTCCAGCACTGTGGGTCTTGTGACCCTGAATGACATGAAGGCCAAGCAGGAAGCGCTGGTGAAGGAGCGTGAAAAGCAGCTGGCTAAGAAGGAACAATCCAAAGAACTGCAGCTGAAGCTAGAGAAACTTCGAGAAAAGCAACGCAGGAAGGAAGAGAAGCGAAAGATCTCCAGCCTCTCCTTCACCTTggatgaggaagaagatgaggaagatcAAGAAGGGGAAGGCAATGTAGACCTCAACAGGAACAGACACGGTTCCTCCCTTCAGAGAGGCGATAGTCTAAATGGAGAAGAGGTCccttcaaagaagagaaaattaggCAAGAACCCGGATGTGGACACAAGCTTTCTTCCTGACCGTGAacgagaggaagaggaaaataggCTCAGAGAGGAACTTCGGCAGGAATGGGAGGCCAAGCAGGAGAAGATCAAGAGTGAGGAAATTGAAATCACCTTCAGCTACTGGGATGGCTCTGGGCACAGAAGGACAGTACAGATGAAGAAGGGGAACACAATGCAACAGTTCCTGCAGAAGGCCCTGGAGATCCTGAGGAAAGACTTCAGTGAGCTGAGGTCAGCAGGAGTGGAGCAGCTGATGTACATCAAGGAGGATCTGATTATACCTCATCACCACAGCTTCTATGACTTCATCGTCACCAAAGCCAGAGGGAAGAGTGGCCCACTCTTTAACTTTGACGTGCATGATGATGTTCGCCTGCTCAATGATGCCACAGTCGAGAAGGATGAGTCACACGCAGGAAAGGTGGTGCTAAGAAGTTGGTATGAGAAGAACAAGCATATTTTCCCAGCCAGCCGCTGGGAGCCCTATGACCCAGAGAAAAAGTGGGACAAGTACACGATCAGATGA
- the LOC122729945 gene encoding protein FAM50A-like isoform X2, whose translation MAQYKGAASEAGRAMHLMKKREKQREKMEQMKQRITEENIMKSNIDKKFSAHYDAVEAELKSSTVGLVTLNDMKAKQEALVKEREKQLAKKEQSKELQLKLEKLREKQRRKEEKRKISSLSFTLDEEEDEEDQEGEGNKRKLGKNPDVDTSFLPDREREEEENRLREELRQEWEAKQEKIKSEEIEITFSYWDGSGHRRTVQMKKGNTMQQFLQKALEILRKDFSELRSAGVEQLMYIKEDLIIPHHHSFYDFIVTKARGKSGPLFNFDVHDDVRLLNDATVEKDESHAGKVVLRSWYEKNKHIFPASRWEPYDPEKKWDKYTIR comes from the exons ATGGCTCAGTACAAGGGGGCTGCCAGTGAGGCTGGCCGTGCCATGCATCTCATGAAGAAGCGGGAAAAGCAGAGGGAGAAGATGGAGCAGATGAAGCAGAGGATCACTGAGGAGAACATTATGAAGTCAAACATTGACAAGAAATTCTCAGCTCATTATGATGCAGTAGAGGCCGAGCTCAAGTCCAGCACTGTGGGTCTTGTGACCCTGAATGACATGAAGGCCAAGCAGGAAGCGCTGGTGAAGGAGCGTGAAAAGCAGCTGGCTAAGAAGGAACAATCCAAAGAACTGCAGCTGAAGCTAGAGAAACTTCGAGAAAAGCAACGCAGGAAGGAAGAGAAGCGAAAGATCTCCAGCCTCTCCTTCACCTTggatgaggaagaagatgaggaagatcAAGAAGGGGAAGGCAAT aagagaaaattaggCAAGAACCCGGATGTGGACACAAGCTTTCTTCCTGACCGTGAacgagaggaagaggaaaataggCTCAGAGAGGAACTTCGGCAGGAATGGGAGGCCAAGCAGGAGAAGATCAAGAGTGAGGAAATTGAAATCACCTTCAGCTACTGGGATGGCTCTGGGCACAGAAGGACAGTACAGATGAAGAAGGGGAACACAATGCAACAGTTCCTGCAGAAGGCCCTGGAGATCCTGAGGAAAGACTTCAGTGAGCTGAGGTCAGCAGGAGTGGAGCAGCTGATGTACATCAAGGAGGATCTGATTATACCTCATCACCACAGCTTCTATGACTTCATCGTCACCAAAGCCAGAGGGAAGAGTGGCCCACTCTTTAACTTTGACGTGCATGATGATGTTCGCCTGCTCAATGATGCCACAGTCGAGAAGGATGAGTCACACGCAGGAAAGGTGGTGCTAAGAAGTTGGTATGAGAAGAACAAGCATATTTTCCCAGCCAGCCGCTGGGAGCCCTATGACCCAGAGAAAAAGTGGGACAAGTACACGATCAGATGA